In the Paroedura picta isolate Pp20150507F chromosome 15, Ppicta_v3.0, whole genome shotgun sequence genome, one interval contains:
- the TMEM51 gene encoding transmembrane protein 51, with protein MAHSRSHGSHYALTAIGLGMLVLGMIMAVWNLVPGFGQGGKPHSGNSSKTDSSGGGFLKSKTFSVAYVLIGAGVLLLMFSVCLSIRDRKRRSQSQCTPRIQQQTSGERPQQDDSQDEDEETPSRYYVPSYEEVMNTDYPDLREADRSAQISVSLPSYESLTGLDENTPTRPAAAAEAGPNGERPPSRRSSRLSKRLRPLKVRRIKSEKLHLKDIRINLPDGNSSSRVTIEPLTPPPQYEEISEKLPGTRGET; from the exons ATGGCCCACTCCCGGTCCCACGGTTCACACTACGCCTTGACGGCCATCGGGCTCGGGATGCTCGTCCTCGGGATGATCATGGCCGTGTGGAACTTGGTCCCAGGTTTCGGGCAAGGCGGGAAGCCCCATTCGGGAAACAGCAGTAAGACCGATTCCAGCGGAGGAGGATTCCTGAAAAGCAAGACGTTTTCTGTGGCTTACGTGCTAATTGGAGCAGGGGTGTTGCTTTTGATGTTTTCGGTTTGCTTGAGCATCCGGGACCGAAAGCGGCGAAGCCAAAGCCAGTGCACCCCGAGGATCCAGCAGCAGACGTCAGGGGAGCGGCCGCAGCAGGACGACAG TCAAGACGAGGACGAGGAAACTCCTTCCCGCTATTACGTGCCCAGCTACGAAGAGGTCATGAACACGGACTACCCAGACCTCAGAGAAGCGGACCGGAGCGCTCAGATCAGCGTGTCCCTGCCCTCCTACGAGTCTCTGACCGGGCTAGACGAAAACACCCCGACCCGACCTGCCGCTGCAGCCGAAGCAGGTCCCAACGGAGAACGCCCGCCAAGCAGACGGAGTTCCCGCCTGAGCAAAAGGCTCCGGCCCTTGAAAGTCCGGAGAATCAAGTCCGAGAAGCTCCACCTCAAAGACATCCGTATAAACCTGCCCGACGGAAATAGTTCGAGCCGTGTGACGATAGAGCCTCTGACCCCGCCGCCGCAGTATGAGGAGATCTCCGAGAAACTTCCAGGGACGAGGGGGGAGACCTAA